A genomic stretch from Bacillus sp. E(2018) includes:
- a CDS encoding sirohydrochlorin chelatase, which yields MKALLFICHGTRLEKGRMEAEEFVRLCMAQVDVPIKEICFLELAEPSIAEGFETCIEKGATGISVIPVFLLSANHIKIDIPKELQQLQTTYPEVEVNYGRPFGVHEAISHLLWEKIIKSAVTLRKNSHVLLVGRGSTDQDVKRDLEAIASNVQDHYGIPSIQACFLTGSEPSFEKALWSCSESYEQVIVVPYLLFSGLLLNGMKHTITRYQQQTTQNVTLCETLGYHPILKDVLLKRIHETLETKKYAFS from the coding sequence ATGAAGGCATTGCTCTTTATCTGTCACGGTACAAGACTGGAAAAAGGACGTATGGAAGCAGAAGAATTTGTGAGACTCTGTATGGCTCAAGTTGATGTGCCCATTAAAGAGATTTGTTTTTTAGAGCTTGCTGAACCCTCTATCGCAGAAGGGTTTGAAACGTGTATAGAAAAAGGAGCAACAGGCATCTCTGTCATTCCTGTGTTCTTATTAAGTGCGAACCATATAAAAATAGACATACCGAAAGAACTTCAGCAACTGCAGACTACATATCCAGAAGTTGAAGTGAATTACGGACGCCCTTTCGGTGTACATGAAGCCATTTCCCATTTGTTATGGGAGAAGATCATCAAAAGCGCAGTTACGTTAAGAAAAAATTCACATGTCCTTCTAGTGGGTAGGGGTAGCACCGATCAAGATGTAAAGCGGGACCTAGAAGCAATAGCATCTAACGTTCAAGATCATTACGGAATTCCTAGTATTCAAGCTTGTTTTCTAACTGGTTCAGAACCAAGCTTTGAGAAAGCACTCTGGAGTTGTAGCGAATCATATGAGCAAGTTATCGTAGTACCTTACCTTCTATTTTCAGGCTTATTATTAAATGGAATGAAACATACGATAACTCGCTATCAGCAGCAAACCACACAAAACGTAACTCTTTGCGAGACGCTTGGCTACCATCCTATTCTTAAAGACGTTTTACTCAAACGAATACATGAAACACTTGAAACAAAGAAGTATGCATTTTCTTAA
- a CDS encoding NAD(P)-binding protein: MYPIHINMSGRTVVVAGGGLIAHRKIQDLLNEEAKITVISPAAVKEIQEWHAERKLTWIEREVERADLEEAFLIIAATNSKEINSWIAELTSPKQLVNVVDQLDLGNFIVPSVVKRGKLILSVSTSGASPSLSKSIKKELQQKYSEDYETYLDFLFQCRSIIKKEYPEKYRKDLLTKLSDRSLLYDEEKQRSYKQELLKSIDCHLVKDQ; the protein is encoded by the coding sequence ATGTATCCTATTCACATAAATATGTCTGGTAGAACTGTTGTAGTAGCTGGCGGTGGTCTAATAGCACATCGTAAAATCCAAGATTTATTGAATGAAGAGGCAAAAATTACAGTAATCAGCCCAGCAGCTGTCAAAGAAATTCAAGAATGGCATGCTGAACGAAAGCTGACTTGGATCGAAAGAGAAGTGGAACGTGCAGATTTGGAAGAAGCGTTTCTAATCATTGCTGCAACCAATAGTAAAGAGATTAATTCTTGGATTGCAGAACTAACAAGTCCGAAACAGCTTGTGAATGTTGTTGACCAACTAGACCTGGGTAACTTTATTGTTCCTAGTGTCGTAAAAAGAGGGAAACTCATTTTATCAGTTTCTACTTCTGGAGCTAGTCCAAGTTTATCTAAATCGATAAAAAAAGAGCTTCAACAAAAATACAGTGAAGACTATGAAACGTATTTAGATTTTTTATTTCAATGCAGATCTATCATTAAGAAGGAATATCCTGAAAAATATCGAAAAGACTTATTAACAAAGCTATCCGATCGGTCCTTATTATATGACGAAGAAAAGCAACGTTCGTATAAACAAGAATTATTAAAAAGTATCGATTGCCATTTGGTTAAAGACCAATAA
- a CDS encoding bifunctional homocysteine S-methyltransferase/methylenetetrahydrofolate reductase translates to MSLITDLKQNKILIGDGAMGTLLYSYGSDFCYEELNLSQEEQIYNIHRAYLDAGADIIQTNTYAANYSKLERYGLQDHVKEINKAAVQIARKAAHNEYVVGTIGGIRGIKPNSISLDEIKRSFREQLYCLLMENVDGIQLETYYDLEELETVLEIARKETSLPIIAQVSLQEVGFMQDRTPISEALTSLENIGADVVGLNCRLGPYHMLMTLEEVALPNQAFLSAFPNASLPSYTDGRFKYEGDADYFKECAHLFRQQGVRLLGGCCGTTPAHIRAFSSELKNLEPVTEKEVKQRKRKIVIQSASKSNYVPLSEEVKKKQSIIVELDPPRKLDTSRFMEGANALKEAGIDALTLADNSLASPRVCNAALGSIVQSQINLRPLVHITCRDRNLIGLQSHLMGLHTQGIHEILAVTGDPASVGDFPGASSVYDVTSFELIKLIKQFNEGLSLSGKELGEKTSFTVGAAFNPNIRSIDKAVERLEKKIAYGADYFISQPVFSEQKLIETYEATKHIDKPIYIGIMPLTSSRNAEFLHHEVPGIKLSDSVRDRIGKYKDDPEQACREGLLIAKSLLDTAMELFNGIYLITPFMRYELTVELAQYARANSPSLLSRRSQNA, encoded by the coding sequence ATGAGTTTAATCACAGACTTAAAACAAAACAAGATACTAATCGGTGATGGTGCGATGGGAACCCTTCTGTATTCGTACGGATCTGACTTTTGTTACGAAGAGTTAAATCTTTCTCAAGAAGAACAGATCTATAATATCCATCGTGCTTATTTAGATGCAGGTGCTGATATCATTCAAACCAATACGTATGCAGCGAACTATTCAAAGCTCGAACGCTATGGGCTTCAAGATCACGTAAAAGAGATTAATAAAGCGGCTGTTCAGATCGCCAGAAAAGCTGCTCATAACGAATATGTTGTAGGGACGATCGGTGGCATACGCGGTATAAAACCAAATAGCATTTCTCTTGATGAGATCAAGCGCAGTTTTCGCGAGCAGCTGTATTGTTTGTTGATGGAAAATGTAGATGGCATCCAATTAGAAACCTATTATGACCTGGAAGAACTAGAAACGGTTTTAGAGATTGCTAGAAAAGAAACATCACTTCCGATCATTGCTCAAGTGTCATTACAAGAAGTCGGCTTTATGCAGGACCGCACTCCCATTTCAGAAGCTTTGACCTCTTTAGAGAACATTGGTGCTGATGTTGTGGGATTGAACTGCCGACTAGGGCCGTATCACATGCTGATGACACTTGAGGAAGTAGCTTTACCAAATCAGGCATTTCTTTCAGCGTTTCCTAATGCATCGCTTCCTTCTTATACAGATGGCCGTTTTAAATATGAGGGGGACGCGGATTATTTTAAAGAATGTGCCCATTTATTTAGACAGCAAGGTGTTCGTCTATTAGGCGGATGTTGTGGTACGACGCCTGCTCATATTCGTGCCTTCTCAAGTGAACTTAAAAACTTAGAGCCTGTAACAGAAAAAGAAGTGAAACAAAGAAAGCGAAAGATTGTCATTCAATCAGCATCAAAATCTAACTATGTACCTCTAAGTGAAGAAGTAAAAAAGAAGCAATCCATAATTGTTGAATTAGATCCACCACGTAAATTAGATACGTCACGTTTTATGGAAGGAGCTAATGCGTTAAAGGAAGCGGGAATCGATGCACTTACCCTCGCCGATAATTCGCTTGCATCACCACGTGTTTGTAACGCTGCATTAGGGTCGATTGTCCAGTCCCAGATTAACCTTCGCCCGCTCGTTCATATTACATGCCGCGACAGAAATTTAATCGGGCTTCAGTCTCACTTGATGGGGCTTCACACGCAGGGCATTCATGAAATACTCGCTGTAACGGGAGATCCTGCAAGCGTCGGAGATTTCCCTGGTGCGTCGTCTGTATATGATGTCACGTCATTTGAACTGATCAAGCTCATCAAACAGTTTAATGAAGGATTATCTCTATCAGGAAAAGAGCTTGGAGAAAAAACATCTTTCACGGTAGGAGCTGCTTTTAACCCTAACATCCGATCCATCGATAAAGCCGTTGAGCGGTTAGAGAAAAAAATTGCATACGGTGCAGACTACTTTATCAGCCAGCCTGTATTTTCAGAGCAAAAACTTATTGAAACGTATGAGGCAACAAAACATATTGATAAACCGATCTATATTGGAATTATGCCTTTAACCTCTTCCCGCAATGCAGAGTTTCTTCACCATGAGGTACCAGGAATCAAACTGTCTGATTCTGTGCGCGATCGGATAGGCAAGTATAAAGATGATCCAGAACAGGCGTGTAGAGAAGGCTTATTGATTGCTAAGTCGTTATTAGACACAGCCATGGAACTCTTTAACGGCATATACCTGATCACGCCTTTTATGCGTTACGAACTAACCGTTGAATTAGCACAATATGCAAGAGCTAACTCTCCATCACTTTTATCCAGGAGGTCCCAGAATGCCTAA
- the metH gene encoding methionine synthase translates to MPKSSIEKQLKSKILIMDGAMGTMLQEAKLTPEDFGGEAYDGCNEYLNVTAPHVIESIHYKYLDAGADIIETNTFGGTNLVLDEYELGYRAYEINKLGAEIARKAADAVSTEQWPRFVAGSLGPTTKTLSVTGGTTFDLLREAYAEQARGLIDGGADLLLLETSQDMLNVKAGFLGIEQAIEQTGKRIPLMVSGTIEPMGTTLAGQSIEAFYISLKHMNPLAVGLNCATGPEFMQDHIRSLSSLSTSAVSCYPNAGLPDEEGNYHETPESLATKLSGFAEKRWLNVVGGCCGTTPAHIEALSKAMKNYQPRDLQVNEIHMVSGIEPFIYDDPTLRPIMVGERTNVIGSRKFKRLIAEGKFEEAAEIARAQVKGGAHVLDVCLADPDRDELSDMEDFMKEAVKKVKIPFVIDSTDEDVIELALKYSQGKAIINSINLEDGEERFEKVIPLLHKYGAAVVVGTIDETGMGVSAERKLEIAKRSYDLLVNNYNVSPSDIIFDPLVFPVGTGDEQYIGSANATVEGIRIIKEHFPECLTILGVSNVSFGLPPVGREVLNAVYLYHCTQAGLDYAIVNTEKLERFASIAPEEINMAENLLFRTTEKALSVFTDFYRGKKKETKSKLPDMSLEERLHYYILEGTKEGLIPDLEIALQKYATPLSIINGPLMDGMKEVGRLFNENQLIVAEVLQSAEVMKASVAYLEPYMETNDESASKGKVLLATVKGDVHDIGKNLVDIILSNNGFKVVDLGIKVTSQTLIEAIKKEKPNIIGLSGLLVKSAQQMVLTANDMREANISTPILVGGAALSRKFTDTKISKEYEGLVLYAKDAMEGLSLANQIQTPEDYDKLAVEFQERKKRVVLVAGSYEGSSSVATAVRVRSKVSQTAPVFVPNDTKRHILRNYSISHIQPYINLQMLLGHHLGIKGKISRLLQEKDEKTLQIKAVVDGLLEEAKNKNLITPSALYQFFPAQSDGERVIIYDPIDQRTVIETFDFPRQNKEPYLCIADYLQSKDSGEMDYVGFFSLTAGTGIRELASELKTEGRFLESHALQALALETAEGFAELVHQQMRDRWGFPDSVDFTMRERFSARYQGQRFSFGYPACPELEDQQKLFKLIQPEDIGIQLTDGCMMEPEASVSAIVFAHPEARYFNVLS, encoded by the coding sequence ATGCCTAAGTCATCAATAGAAAAACAGCTAAAATCAAAGATTTTAATTATGGATGGTGCGATGGGAACAATGCTTCAAGAAGCCAAACTTACTCCAGAAGATTTTGGCGGTGAGGCCTATGACGGTTGTAATGAGTATTTAAATGTAACGGCACCCCATGTTATTGAATCGATTCATTATAAATACCTTGATGCTGGCGCTGATATCATTGAAACGAATACATTCGGCGGTACGAATCTTGTACTGGATGAATACGAACTAGGCTATAGAGCATATGAAATCAATAAGCTTGGAGCAGAAATTGCAAGAAAAGCTGCTGATGCTGTTTCAACAGAACAGTGGCCACGTTTTGTTGCCGGCTCACTCGGACCGACCACAAAAACGCTCAGTGTTACAGGCGGAACTACGTTTGATCTGTTAAGAGAAGCCTATGCCGAACAAGCACGAGGATTGATTGATGGAGGTGCGGATCTTCTCCTCTTAGAGACAAGCCAAGATATGCTCAATGTAAAAGCTGGCTTTTTAGGGATCGAGCAAGCTATTGAACAAACGGGAAAAAGAATCCCGCTCATGGTTTCTGGAACGATTGAGCCGATGGGAACCACACTTGCGGGTCAGTCGATTGAGGCTTTTTATATTTCCTTAAAACACATGAATCCTCTTGCTGTTGGGTTGAACTGCGCAACAGGACCTGAATTCATGCAAGATCACATTCGCTCTCTATCAAGTCTGTCAACATCAGCAGTGAGCTGTTATCCGAATGCAGGACTTCCAGATGAAGAAGGAAATTATCATGAAACACCAGAATCATTGGCTACTAAACTATCTGGGTTTGCAGAGAAAAGATGGCTGAATGTGGTGGGTGGTTGCTGTGGTACAACACCTGCTCATATTGAAGCATTATCAAAAGCTATGAAGAACTATCAACCACGTGACCTGCAAGTAAACGAAATTCATATGGTTTCAGGAATTGAACCATTCATATATGATGATCCAACGTTAAGACCAATCATGGTAGGAGAAAGAACAAATGTTATCGGTTCACGAAAATTCAAACGGTTGATTGCTGAGGGCAAGTTTGAAGAAGCAGCAGAAATTGCAAGGGCTCAAGTAAAAGGTGGCGCTCATGTACTAGACGTTTGTTTAGCTGACCCTGACCGTGATGAATTAAGCGACATGGAAGATTTCATGAAAGAAGCGGTTAAGAAAGTGAAAATTCCGTTTGTCATCGATTCTACAGATGAGGATGTTATTGAGCTAGCGTTAAAGTATTCACAAGGAAAAGCCATCATCAATTCCATTAACCTAGAAGACGGTGAAGAACGGTTTGAAAAGGTGATCCCGCTTCTTCATAAATATGGAGCGGCAGTCGTTGTCGGAACGATTGATGAAACAGGTATGGGTGTATCTGCAGAACGAAAACTGGAAATCGCTAAGAGATCGTATGACCTTTTAGTGAATAACTATAACGTTTCACCGTCAGACATCATATTCGACCCACTCGTTTTTCCCGTTGGAACGGGTGATGAACAGTATATCGGCTCAGCGAATGCGACGGTTGAAGGCATTCGAATAATTAAGGAGCATTTTCCTGAATGCTTGACGATTTTAGGTGTCAGTAATGTATCCTTTGGCTTACCTCCTGTAGGCCGTGAAGTATTAAATGCTGTATACCTTTATCATTGCACACAAGCGGGACTCGATTATGCCATCGTAAATACCGAAAAGCTTGAACGTTTTGCTTCAATTGCACCGGAAGAGATTAACATGGCAGAAAATCTATTATTTCGTACAACAGAAAAAGCTTTATCTGTTTTTACAGACTTTTATAGAGGGAAGAAGAAAGAAACAAAATCTAAGCTGCCTGATATGAGTTTAGAAGAGCGACTACACTATTACATTTTAGAGGGTACGAAGGAAGGATTAATTCCAGACTTAGAGATCGCTTTACAAAAGTATGCTACTCCATTAAGCATCATCAATGGGCCATTAATGGATGGCATGAAAGAAGTGGGAAGACTATTCAATGAGAACCAGTTAATCGTTGCAGAAGTCCTGCAAAGTGCAGAAGTCATGAAAGCATCCGTTGCTTATTTGGAACCTTACATGGAAACGAATGATGAATCTGCTTCAAAAGGAAAAGTGTTACTTGCTACAGTTAAGGGTGATGTTCATGACATCGGTAAAAACCTTGTAGACATCATTCTAAGCAACAATGGATTTAAAGTGGTTGACCTAGGGATCAAAGTTACGTCACAAACGTTAATTGAAGCGATTAAAAAAGAAAAACCAAATATTATTGGACTTTCAGGATTGCTCGTGAAATCTGCTCAACAAATGGTGTTAACGGCAAACGATATGAGGGAAGCGAACATCTCAACACCCATTTTAGTTGGTGGTGCTGCATTATCAAGAAAGTTCACAGACACGAAGATATCTAAGGAATACGAAGGGTTGGTTCTTTACGCGAAAGATGCGATGGAAGGTCTCTCGCTCGCTAACCAAATTCAAACACCCGAAGATTACGATAAACTGGCCGTTGAGTTTCAGGAAAGGAAAAAAAGAGTAGTGCTTGTTGCTGGGAGTTATGAAGGCTCTTCGTCAGTTGCAACAGCTGTAAGGGTTCGGTCGAAAGTATCTCAGACCGCTCCAGTTTTCGTTCCAAATGATACAAAAAGGCACATTTTAAGAAATTACTCGATATCCCATATACAGCCTTACATCAATTTACAAATGCTCTTAGGGCATCATCTAGGAATTAAAGGGAAAATATCTCGACTGCTTCAAGAGAAAGATGAGAAAACCCTTCAAATCAAAGCAGTTGTAGACGGACTGTTGGAAGAGGCTAAGAATAAGAATTTAATCACTCCTTCAGCACTGTATCAATTCTTTCCAGCGCAAAGTGACGGTGAACGAGTAATCATTTATGACCCTATTGATCAACGAACAGTTATCGAGACATTTGATTTTCCTAGACAAAACAAAGAACCGTATCTTTGTATAGCGGACTACTTACAATCAAAAGACAGCGGGGAAATGGATTACGTTGGTTTCTTTTCTTTAACAGCAGGAACCGGCATTCGGGAGCTAGCCTCAGAACTTAAAACAGAGGGTCGTTTTCTAGAAAGTCATGCTCTACAAGCGTTAGCTTTAGAAACAGCAGAAGGCTTTGCTGAACTAGTTCACCAACAGATGCGGGATCGCTGGGGATTCCCAGATTCAGTAGACTTCACCATGAGAGAACGCTTTTCAGCACGGTATCAAGGGCAGCGGTTCTCCTTTGGATATCCCGCCTGTCCAGAACTTGAAGATCAGCAAAAGTTGTTCAAGCTTATTCAACCTGAAGATATCGGGATCCAATTAACAGACGGCTGCATGATGGAGCCAGAAGCTTCCGTATCTGCTATCGTGTTTGCCCATCCAGAAGCTAGGTATTTTAACGTGTTGAGTTGA
- a CDS encoding iron-containing alcohol dehydrogenase — MKNIEFKLPTIIRAGNGEFKKAGTYLKEVFEGKRIFIVTDPGIEKTGFVKQAVQMLEHLGFKIRTFNKVRPNPRDIECKIGGEEARQFHADAILAIGGGSVIDSAKVIAILQCLGGEPQDYVGRDNVYEKVTPIIVVPTTAGTGAEVTRSSVITDTAKKIKFTIKDVNIAPVLAIVDPELTYGLPAHLTASTGMDALVHAIEAFTCKLSNPISDGLALQAMKHIYPYLRRAVNDGNDQEARYNLMVGSTIAGMAFSHADVASVHCMAEAIGGLYDTPHGVANSMFLPYIVEYNAVTNLEKHATIARTLGIASPNDSDEDASALLVKEMKQLAEDLSIPTFSSLPEVNENDFDYLAESSFLNGSTPSNAREITKEDYLKLFKVAYSKKHSEISLH, encoded by the coding sequence ATGAAAAACATTGAATTTAAACTGCCAACCATCATTCGAGCTGGAAACGGCGAATTTAAAAAAGCGGGGACATACTTAAAAGAAGTGTTTGAGGGAAAACGAATTTTTATTGTAACAGACCCTGGCATTGAGAAAACGGGATTTGTAAAACAAGCTGTTCAAATGTTAGAACACCTAGGTTTTAAAATCCGCACGTTTAATAAGGTGCGACCAAATCCCCGGGATATCGAATGTAAAATAGGTGGTGAAGAAGCAAGACAATTTCATGCAGATGCAATTTTGGCAATAGGCGGAGGATCGGTTATCGACTCAGCAAAGGTGATAGCAATCTTACAATGCCTAGGTGGTGAACCACAGGATTACGTTGGGCGTGATAACGTTTATGAAAAAGTAACTCCTATCATCGTTGTTCCGACAACTGCTGGAACTGGTGCAGAAGTAACCCGTTCATCGGTTATTACAGATACGGCAAAAAAAATTAAATTCACGATTAAGGACGTCAATATCGCACCTGTTTTAGCGATTGTGGATCCTGAACTTACATATGGACTACCAGCTCATTTAACTGCATCTACAGGAATGGACGCCTTAGTACATGCAATAGAAGCTTTTACTTGTAAACTGTCTAATCCTATTTCAGACGGTCTTGCATTACAAGCAATGAAACATATATACCCCTATTTAAGAAGAGCCGTAAACGATGGGAATGATCAAGAAGCCCGATACAACTTAATGGTAGGTTCAACAATTGCAGGCATGGCTTTTTCTCATGCTGATGTAGCATCTGTTCATTGCATGGCTGAAGCAATAGGTGGATTATATGACACTCCACATGGGGTTGCAAATTCCATGTTCTTGCCCTACATCGTTGAATACAATGCAGTGACGAATCTAGAAAAACATGCAACAATCGCAAGGACACTAGGAATTGCTTCCCCAAATGATTCTGATGAGGATGCATCCGCACTTCTTGTAAAAGAAATGAAGCAGCTAGCAGAAGATCTATCTATCCCAACGTTCTCCTCATTACCAGAAGTGAACGAGAACGATTTCGATTATCTTGCAGAGTCGTCATTCTTGAATGGCTCTACACCAAGCAATGCTAGGGAGATAACAAAAGAAGACTACCTGAAACTATTTAAAGTTGCTTACTCAAAGAAACACAGTGAAATAAGCCTGCATTAA
- a CDS encoding serine hydrolase — MLKQNEQALLKLISSGEGTYGVSIYHFETKESFEHHSDELFYSASIIKVPIMAAVFAHAAEGKCSLSDKIPVREEDIVPGDGIIKHLSPGMEWTIHDLIVLMIIESDNTATNVLIDLLGIDQINTYMKEWGFDQSHLHHKLQIKAAREPGKMNVLTAHEINEFLKKIALGSVVSLYSCKKMIDILKQQKMNDLLPSLLPEVNGLIGMIPNWEFAHKTGYVSGALFYWSYICCICSE, encoded by the coding sequence ATGCTTAAACAAAACGAACAAGCTTTACTAAAATTGATTTCTTCAGGAGAAGGAACATATGGCGTTTCGATCTATCATTTTGAGACGAAAGAAAGCTTTGAACATCATTCTGATGAGCTTTTTTACTCAGCTAGCATAATTAAGGTGCCAATTATGGCTGCTGTTTTTGCTCATGCTGCAGAAGGGAAATGTTCATTATCTGATAAAATTCCGGTGAGGGAAGAAGACATTGTGCCTGGGGATGGTATTATAAAGCATTTGTCACCTGGTATGGAATGGACCATTCATGATTTAATCGTATTAATGATTATTGAAAGTGACAATACAGCTACTAATGTTTTGATTGATTTGTTAGGAATAGATCAGATTAATACATACATGAAAGAATGGGGATTTGATCAAAGTCACCTACATCATAAACTACAAATTAAAGCTGCTAGAGAACCAGGAAAGATGAATGTCTTAACCGCTCATGAAATTAATGAATTTTTAAAGAAAATAGCACTTGGGTCTGTGGTTTCTTTATATTCGTGTAAAAAGATGATTGATATTTTAAAACAGCAGAAGATGAATGATTTGCTGCCAAGTCTGCTTCCTGAGGTAAATGGATTAATCGGAATGATTCCGAATTGGGAGTTTGCACATAAAACAGGATATGTTTCTGGTGCTTTATTTTACTGGTCATACATATGCTGTATCTGTTCTGAGTAA